The window TCGGGTCTTCGCCCTCTCTCCGGACGCATCCATCCTGCTGTTCTCCCGGGCGCCCCTCACGGCCTCCTCCCGCCTGCTGAACACCCTGTGGGGACTGGATCTCCGGGCGGACCCGCCCCGTTCCCAGCCTGCCGGCCTGGAGAACATCCTCTGGCTGGACTGGTCCCCCCGGGGAGACCGCCTGGCCTTCACCACCGGGGAGCCCAGCCCCGGGCCGCCGGGATGGCGGGCGAACAACGACCTGTGGATCGGCCGCTGGGACGGCGGGCGCATCACGGCGCGCCGGGTGTTCACCTCCCCCACAGGAGGACCTTCCAACGGATGGGGGATGCGCTGGGCCTGGTCCCCCGACGGCCGGCGCCTGGCCTTCGGGCGAACCGACGGGATCGGCATCCTGGACGTGGAAAGCCTCCGGGCCACCCTCCGGATCACCTTCCCGGTTTACGAGACGGGAGGCGCCTGGGCCTGGACGCCCGCTCTGGCCTGGTCGCCCGACGGGCGCTATCTGGCTGCCCTGGTCCACGGCCCGCCTCGAGGAGAGGAGCCGCCGGAACAATCGACGCGCTTCGATCTGTGGATCGTGGCCGTCGAGGGTGGCTGGGCGCGCCCGCTTCTGGAGGACATCGGGATGTGGGCGGCCATCCTGTGGACCCCGCGGGGGATCTTCTTCGGGCAGGCGCGGCAGCCCGAGATGGGAGACGCCTCCCGCTACGATCTCTACGGGATGGACCACGACGGGAGCAACCGGCGGCGGCTGTTCCCGCTGGAGGGGGAGATCGGGTTCGGCGGCCCACCGGATATGCTCTGGGCCCCCGACGGCCAGAGCCTCCTGGTCCGCTATCAGGGGGACCTCTACCGGATCAACCTCCTCTCCGGCCGGATCGACCGCCTCACCGCGCAGGGAGACATCGCCGCCATGGCATGGCGTTAGAGCCAGAGCCCTTTGTAGGAGCGGCTTTAGCCGCGACCTTTACGTTATCGAAAAACCAGAGGCTGGGAGTTGCCGAAGCGGCTTCCGCCGCAACCCTGCGTCATCGAAGACGGGAGGTTCGGGGCGAAAGCCCCTCCTACAGAAGCCCATTTTTGTAGGAACGGCTTTAGCCGCGACCCTTTGCGTCATCGAGAACCGGGGTCTCGGGGTTGCCGGAGCAATCTTCACCGCAACCCTTGCGCCATCGAAGACGGAAAGTTCGGGGCGAAAGCCCCTCCTACAGAAACCATCTTTTTGTAGGAGCGGCTTTAGCCGCGACCCTTGCGTCATCGAGAACCAGAGGTTGGGAGTTATCGGAGCGGCTTTCATTGCGACCCTTGCGTCATCGAGGACGGAGGTTCGGGGCGAAAGCCCCTCCTACAAAAGATCGATGATTACGGAGGAAAACAATCGGAAGAAGTGGCCCCCGGGATCGTGCTGGATTTCGATGCGTATGATCGGGTGGTCGGCATTGAGATCGAAGGCGCGCGCCTTCGTCGATCGATCCCGCCTCGAGGTCAAGGGGTTTCCGCTCGCTCAACGAATTCGGATGGAGCCAGCTCCTGCGTCCGCAGGGCCATGAAGTTCTCCAGAGCCGTTAGAGGCCGAAGGTAGCGCGGGGTCGCAGCGGGGAAGTTCGCGTAAACCCCGCGCCGTTCCGGGGGCAACAACGCGGCGATCTGGACCATCAGCTCGTCCGTGGCCTCCCGCAGGGCCTCCCGGCTGCGCTCCTCCGGGATCTCCACCCGGAAGGGAGGGCCGAAGACCACCCGCACGGATGTGCGCCGGAGCCGGCGGATGTTGAACTTGAAGCGATCGGTCCCATCCACCCCCACGGGCACGATGAGGGCGCCGGTGCGCCAGGCCAGGTAGACCGCCCCCTCCTTCCCCCGGATCAGAGCCCCGGTGGGGCTCCGGGTGCCCTCGGGGGCAATGAGCAACACCCCACCCATCCGGAGCACCTCCAGGGCCGTCTGAACAGCCCGGCGATCGATCTCCCCCCGCCGGACCGGGAAGGCGTCGAAGGCGCTGACCAGGGGGCCCAGCACCACGTCACGGAAGACCTCGGCCTTGGCCATGGGAAGGACCTTGCGGCGGAGCACGCTGACCACCAGCACGGGATCCAGGAAACTGATGTGATTGATGGCCAGGATGACCGGCCCGCGATCGGGGATGTTCTCCAGCCCGACCACCTCCAGGCGCAACACCAGGCGATAGGCGAGGTGCAGCAGGAAGGTCAGGAAACGGCGCACCCACGAGTGCCGGTGCACCCGCGTGGCCGTCAGCCAGCGGGAGGAACGCTGGAACACCTGCCCGGTCTCTTCCATGCCCGGACGCCCTCCTTCCGGGGAGCTCCTCATCCGGCCGTTTGCAGCTCAGCCAGGCGACGGGCCTGATCGTCCAGGATCAGCGCCTCGATCAGCGGATCCAGATCCCCGTCCAGAACCTCTTGCAGGCGATACAGGGTGAGATGGATGCGATGATCGGTGACCCGGTTCTGGGGGAAATTATACGTGCGGATCTTCTCCGCCCGCTCGGCGGTCCCCACCTGGCTGCGTCGGGCCTCGCGGACCTCCGCCTCCCGCTTGCGACGCTCCAGCTCATACAGCCGCGCCCGCAGGATGGCCAGGGCCCGTTGCTTGTTCTGGAACTGGGAGCGCTCGTCCTGACAGGAGACCACGATGCCGGTCGGGACATGGGTGATCCGCACGGCGGTCTCGTTCTTCTGCATATGCTGTCCCCCCGCCGTCCCCGCCCGGAAGGTCTCGATGATGAGGTCCTTGGGATCGATCTGGACCTCCACCTCGTCCATTTCGGGGAGCACCGCGACGGTGGCGGTGCTGGTGTGGATGCGGCCGGAGGCCTCCGTGATGGGGATCCGCTGGACCCGGTGGACGCCGCTCTCGTATTTCAGGCGGGAGTAGGCGCCGCGGCCGCGGATCATGAAGATCACTTCCTTGAAGCCGCCCAGGCCGGTTTCGTTGGCGCTGAGGAGCTCCACCTCCCAGCCCTTCCGCTCGGCGTAGCGGGTATACATCCGGAAGAGATCGGCCGCGAACAGGGCCGCCTCCTCCCCACCCGCTCCCGCCCGGATCTCCACGATCACGTTCTTCTCGTCGTTCGGATCGCGGGGGAGCAGCTGCCGCAGGAGCTCCTGCTCCAGGCGCTCCTGCTCCTCGGTGAGCCGCTCCAGCTCCTCCCGGGCCAGGGCGGCCAGCTCCTCCTCCTCGGCGGTCTCCAGCAGCTGTCGGGCCTCCTCCCGCTGACGGCTTACCGTTCGATAGCGCCGGAAAGTCTCCACGATGGGCTCCAGCTCCTCTCGCTCCTGGCTGAGGGCGCGAAGCCGGGCGAGGTCGGCCGCCACCGCCGGATCCGCCAGCAGGGCCGTCAGCTCCTCATATCGCCGCTCCACCGCCTCCAGTTTCTCCAGCCATCGGCGCTCCATACACCCCTCTTCATCCGGATGTTCGATCGGCCAGCCGGTAGAGGCGCAACGCCGCTGCGCCTGCTCCTAACCCGCTTACGCGTCCTCCAGGCCCAGGCGCCGCAGGGCATCCCGGGCGGCCTCCCGGGTGGCCTCCCGTTTGCTGGTCCCCTGGCCTTCCCCGACCACCTCCTCCCCGATCCGCACCCGCACGGTGAAGCGCGCCGCGTGGGGAGGGCCCTCCACCGCCACCACCTCATAGACCGGCGTCTGGCCCCGCACCGCCTGGCTCCACTGCTGCAGGCGCCCCTTCGGATCGTGCCGCTCCAGGTTCTCCAGGGCCTG is drawn from Thermoflexus hugenholtzii and contains these coding sequences:
- a CDS encoding G5 domain-containing protein — its product is MPNGWGRWIIGLGAMALAACTARPAPVTVVADGQRRTVYVRGPTVREALTQAGIPLRDLDRVTPPENVPIQPGMVITVTRITQTLEVEEIPLPFPQQILKDARLAPGETRLIRRGEPGMERVTVRLTWADGRLVERQEVHRERLREPVPEILAVGLGGEVASLPISGTLVFLARRDAWRMSGETSRILPLTRFGDLDGRVFALSPDASILLFSRAPLTASSRLLNTLWGLDLRADPPRSQPAGLENILWLDWSPRGDRLAFTTGEPSPGPPGWRANNDLWIGRWDGGRITARRVFTSPTGGPSNGWGMRWAWSPDGRRLAFGRTDGIGILDVESLRATLRITFPVYETGGAWAWTPALAWSPDGRYLAALVHGPPRGEEPPEQSTRFDLWIVAVEGGWARPLLEDIGMWAAILWTPRGIFFGQARQPEMGDASRYDLYGMDHDGSNRRRLFPLEGEIGFGGPPDMLWAPDGQSLLVRYQGDLYRINLLSGRIDRLTAQGDIAAMAWR
- a CDS encoding 1-acyl-sn-glycerol-3-phosphate acyltransferase, whose amino-acid sequence is MEETGQVFQRSSRWLTATRVHRHSWVRRFLTFLLHLAYRLVLRLEVVGLENIPDRGPVILAINHISFLDPVLVVSVLRRKVLPMAKAEVFRDVVLGPLVSAFDAFPVRRGEIDRRAVQTALEVLRMGGVLLIAPEGTRSPTGALIRGKEGAVYLAWRTGALIVPVGVDGTDRFKFNIRRLRRTSVRVVFGPPFRVEIPEERSREALREATDELMVQIAALLPPERRGVYANFPAATPRYLRPLTALENFMALRTQELAPSEFVERAETP
- the prfA gene encoding peptide chain release factor 1 is translated as MERRWLEKLEAVERRYEELTALLADPAVAADLARLRALSQEREELEPIVETFRRYRTVSRQREEARQLLETAEEEELAALAREELERLTEEQERLEQELLRQLLPRDPNDEKNVIVEIRAGAGGEEAALFAADLFRMYTRYAERKGWEVELLSANETGLGGFKEVIFMIRGRGAYSRLKYESGVHRVQRIPITEASGRIHTSTATVAVLPEMDEVEVQIDPKDLIIETFRAGTAGGQHMQKNETAVRITHVPTGIVVSCQDERSQFQNKQRALAILRARLYELERRKREAEVREARRSQVGTAERAEKIRTYNFPQNRVTDHRIHLTLYRLQEVLDGDLDPLIEALILDDQARRLAELQTAG